The sequence TACTACGATCTGCGCGGCAACGTGGTTCGCCAGGAAGGCAATGTTGGTGGTTATGCCTACAGCGTGGGTTACCGCTGGGATCTGGCCGACCATCTGACGGGGATCACCGATCCCGATGGACGCGAGATCAGCTACGGCCGTAACGGGGTGGGGCAGATCGGTTCTGTTCAAAGCAGTGATGGCATCCCGGCTGTTACGCTGGCCGGCACCATCAGCCCACGCGCCCTTCGGCGGGCCGAGCGGGTGGCAGTTCTGGAACCAGCAGACCGTGAGCGTGGGGCGTGACCCAAATACCGGATAACCAGGCTGCAATCGAGCCGAGGCGCCGGCGGGGGCGGTGGCCCAGGACCTGACGCTGACCTACAACACCGCCAACCTGGTGACTGTGATCACGGACAACACGG comes from Gammaproteobacteria bacterium and encodes:
- a CDS encoding RHS repeat protein, with translation MVRQEGNVGGYAYSVGYRWDLADHLTGITDPDGREISYGRNGVGQIGSVQSSDGIPAVTLAGTISPRALRRAERVAVLEPADRERGA